From Xenopus tropicalis strain Nigerian chromosome 3, UCB_Xtro_10.0, whole genome shotgun sequence, the proteins below share one genomic window:
- the fezf1 gene encoding fez family zinc finger protein 1 isoform X1, with protein MDSSLQHKTTKIFPSQASRDSLSNRVTMISGAKPLAFSIERIMSRTPEPKCLPVPSLLQGSVPKGDQKQALHINSSSIPCMIPFVPVAYDHCPKIGISGAELRKSHLDSSPPFSCNDLLNCALTLKGDFPREALPLQQYKLVRPRVVNHSSFHAMGAAFCYFNRGDSQCHPPASINIHPVASYFLGSPLHQAPKSYLAERNKLVLPSVEKFSSGVTFKDLSQAQFQHYMKEGAHSLSDKITFKTSAKFSSASPSNKPKVFTCEVFNAHYNLTRHMPVHTGARPFVCKICGKGFRQASTLCRHKIIHTQEKPHKCNQCGKAFNRSSTLNTHTRIHAGYKPFVCEFCGKGFHQKGNYKNHKLTHSGEKQFKCNICNKAFHQIYNLTFHMHTHNDKKPFTCPTCGKGFCRNFDLKKHVRKLHDSNTAAPHAIGGTGQEELLLPNREPSPTIQSPQLQKSGY; from the exons ATGGACAGTAGCCTTCAGCACAAGACAACCAAAATCTTCCCATCTCAAGCGTCCAGAGATTCTCTGTCCAACAGGGTCACCATGATCAGCGGTGCCAAACCACTTGCTTTCTCTATTGAGCGGATCATGTCGAGGACTccagagcccaaatgcctcccaGTGCCCAGTCTGCTGCAAGGTTCTGTGCCAAAAGGGGACCAAAAACAAGCCCTCCATATCAACTCCTCATCTATACCCTGCATGATCCCTTTTGTCCCGGTTGCTTATGACCATTGTCCCAAAATTGGCATCTCTGGTGCTGAGCTGAGGAAAAGCCATTTGGATTCCTCTCCCCCATTTAGCTGCAATGATCTCTTGAACTGTGCCCTGACCCTAAAGGGGGACTTTCCACGGGAAGCTTTGCCCCTGCAGCAGTACAAACTGGTCAGACCTCGAGTAGTAAATCACTCTTCTTTCCATGCCATGGGGGCAGCATTCTGTTACTTCAACAGGGGAGACAGTCAGTGCCACCCGCCGGCCAGTATCAATATCCACCCTGTGGCCTCCTACTTCCTGGGCTCCCCCTTGCACCAAGCCCCCAAATCCTATCTGGCTGAGAGGAACAAGCTGGTGCTCCCTTCCGTGGAGAAGTTTTCTTCAGGGGTGACATTTAAGGATTTGTCCCAAGCCCAGTTCCAGCACTACATGAAGGAAGGTGCTCACTCCCTCTCTGACAAGATCACTTTTAAAACTTCTGCCAAATTCAGCAGCGCTTCCCCCAGCAACAAACCCAAAGTTTTTACATGTGAA GTGTTCAACGCGCACTACAACCTGACTCGGCACATGCCGGTGCACACCGGGGCCCGGCCCTTTGTCTGCAAGATCTGCGGCAAAGGATTCCGCCAAGCGAGCACCCTGTGCCGGCACAAGATCATCCATACACAG GAGAAGCCACACAAGTGCAACCAATGCGGCAAAGCGTTCAATCGAAGTTCCACGCTGAACACTCACACCCGGATCCACGCTGGCTACAAGCCATTTGTGTGTGAATTCTGCGGGAAGGGCTTCCACCAGAAAG GTAATTACAAGAATCACAAGCTCACTCACAGCGGGGAGAAGCAGTTCAAGTGCAATATCTGCAACAAAGCTTTCCATCAGATCTACAATCTGACCTTCCACATGCACACGCACAACGACAAGAAACCCTTCACCTGCCCCACCTGCGGCAAAGGCTTCTGTAGGAACTTTGACTTAAAGAAACATGTGCGCAAGTTGCACGACAGCAACACTGCCGCTCCGCATGCGATAGGAGGTACGGGACAGGAGGAGCTTCTTCTACCAAACAGGGAGCCGTCCCCCACAATCCAGAGCCCACAACTCCAAAAGTCAGGGTACTGA
- the fezf1 gene encoding fez family zinc finger protein 1, whose translation MDSSLQHKTTKIFPSQASRDSLSNRVTMISGAKPLAFSIERIMSRTPEPKCLPVPSLLQGSVPKGDQKQALHINSSSIPCMIPFVPVAYDHCPKIGISGAELRKSHLDSSPPFSCNDLLNCALTLKGDFPREALPLQQYKLVRPRVVNHSSFHAMGAAFCYFNRGDSQCHPPASINIHPVASYFLGSPLHQAPKSYLAERNKLVLPSVEKFSSGVTFKDLSQAQFQHYMKEGAHSLSDKITFKTSAKFSSASPSNKPKVFTCEVCGKVFNAHYNLTRHMPVHTGARPFVCKICGKGFRQASTLCRHKIIHTQEKPHKCNQCGKAFNRSSTLNTHTRIHAGYKPFVCEFCGKGFHQKGNYKNHKLTHSGEKQFKCNICNKAFHQIYNLTFHMHTHNDKKPFTCPTCGKGFCRNFDLKKHVRKLHDSNTAAPHAIGGTGQEELLLPNREPSPTIQSPQLQKSGY comes from the exons ATGGACAGTAGCCTTCAGCACAAGACAACCAAAATCTTCCCATCTCAAGCGTCCAGAGATTCTCTGTCCAACAGGGTCACCATGATCAGCGGTGCCAAACCACTTGCTTTCTCTATTGAGCGGATCATGTCGAGGACTccagagcccaaatgcctcccaGTGCCCAGTCTGCTGCAAGGTTCTGTGCCAAAAGGGGACCAAAAACAAGCCCTCCATATCAACTCCTCATCTATACCCTGCATGATCCCTTTTGTCCCGGTTGCTTATGACCATTGTCCCAAAATTGGCATCTCTGGTGCTGAGCTGAGGAAAAGCCATTTGGATTCCTCTCCCCCATTTAGCTGCAATGATCTCTTGAACTGTGCCCTGACCCTAAAGGGGGACTTTCCACGGGAAGCTTTGCCCCTGCAGCAGTACAAACTGGTCAGACCTCGAGTAGTAAATCACTCTTCTTTCCATGCCATGGGGGCAGCATTCTGTTACTTCAACAGGGGAGACAGTCAGTGCCACCCGCCGGCCAGTATCAATATCCACCCTGTGGCCTCCTACTTCCTGGGCTCCCCCTTGCACCAAGCCCCCAAATCCTATCTGGCTGAGAGGAACAAGCTGGTGCTCCCTTCCGTGGAGAAGTTTTCTTCAGGGGTGACATTTAAGGATTTGTCCCAAGCCCAGTTCCAGCACTACATGAAGGAAGGTGCTCACTCCCTCTCTGACAAGATCACTTTTAAAACTTCTGCCAAATTCAGCAGCGCTTCCCCCAGCAACAAACCCAAAGTTTTTACATGTGAAGTATGTGGAAAG GTGTTCAACGCGCACTACAACCTGACTCGGCACATGCCGGTGCACACCGGGGCCCGGCCCTTTGTCTGCAAGATCTGCGGCAAAGGATTCCGCCAAGCGAGCACCCTGTGCCGGCACAAGATCATCCATACACAG GAGAAGCCACACAAGTGCAACCAATGCGGCAAAGCGTTCAATCGAAGTTCCACGCTGAACACTCACACCCGGATCCACGCTGGCTACAAGCCATTTGTGTGTGAATTCTGCGGGAAGGGCTTCCACCAGAAAG GTAATTACAAGAATCACAAGCTCACTCACAGCGGGGAGAAGCAGTTCAAGTGCAATATCTGCAACAAAGCTTTCCATCAGATCTACAATCTGACCTTCCACATGCACACGCACAACGACAAGAAACCCTTCACCTGCCCCACCTGCGGCAAAGGCTTCTGTAGGAACTTTGACTTAAAGAAACATGTGCGCAAGTTGCACGACAGCAACACTGCCGCTCCGCATGCGATAGGAGGTACGGGACAGGAGGAGCTTCTTCTACCAAACAGGGAGCCGTCCCCCACAATCCAGAGCCCACAACTCCAAAAGTCAGGGTACTGA